From Marmota flaviventris isolate mMarFla1 chromosome X, mMarFla1.hap1, whole genome shotgun sequence, the proteins below share one genomic window:
- the LOC114085949 gene encoding melanoma-associated antigen B10-like, with protein MPRGQKSKLRARERRHQAQEEPKNMGNVQTTAAKEETHSSSCSHFKDTPKSSSTPGAVSNQKEPGRAPSTVVTAATAVSHKTANGDTKYQVEGKPNVSQAIIEHWHKNVVDQKVTVLVHYLLYKYRMKEPITKADMLRNVIQMCKNRYSEILKQASEHLELVFGLDMKEVDPNKNIYVLINKLELDHNAKVNDNRGIPKTGLLMTILGVIFTKGNCASEEQVWAILNMMGVYDGKRHFIFGDPRKLITRDLVKEKYLEYRQVANSDPPRYEFLWGPRSHAETSKMKVLEFLAKIHNTIPNAFPCWYEEALKDEEERAQARLTAKAHNAAIASSHPKVT; from the coding sequence ATGCCTCGGGGTCAGAAGAGTAAGCTCCGTGCCCGGGAGAGACGCCACCAGGCTCAAGAAGAACCCAAGAATATGGGTAATGTTCAGACGACTGCAGCCAAAGAAGAGACCCACTCTTCCTCATGTTCTCATTTCAAAGATACCCCCAAGAGTTCATCTACTCCTGGAGCAGTCAGCAATCAAAAAGAACCTGGGCGAGCCCCATCTACTGTGGTGACTGCTGCTACAGCTGTTTCACATAAAACAGCTAATGGAGACACCAAGTACCAGGTTGAGGGAAAGCCAAATGTCTCACAGGCTATCATTGAGCACTGGCACAAAAACGTTGTAGACCAGAAGGTTACAGTATTGGTTCATTACCTGCTGTATAAGTATCGAATGAAAGAGCCCATTACAAAGGCAGATATGCTGAGAAATGTAATCCAAATGTGCAAGAATCGGTACTCTGAGATTCTGAAGCAAGCCTCTGAGCACCTGGAGCTGGTCTTTGGCCTTGACATGAAGGAAGTGGATCCAAACAAGAATATCTATGTACTCATCAACAAGCTGGAACTAGACCACAATGCAAAAGTGAATGATAACAGAGGTATACCCAAGACCGGCCTGCTGATGACTATCCTGGGTGTGATCTTCACAAAGGGTAATTGTGCCAGTGAGGAGCAAGTCTGGGCAATACTAAATATGATGGGGGTGTATGATGGGAAGAGGCACTTCATCTTTGGGGATCCCAGGAAGCTGATAACCAGAGATTTAGTGAAGGAAAAGTACCTGGAGTATCGGCAGGTGGCCAACAGTGATCCTCCACGCTATGAATTCCTGTGGGGCCCAAGATCCCATGCTGAAACCAGCAAGATGAAAGTCCTGGAGTTTTTGGCTAAGATCCATAATACCATTCCTAATGCCTTCCCATGCTGGTATGAGGAGGCTTTGAAAGATGAGGAAGAAAGAGCCCAAGCCAGACTTACAGCTAAGGCCCATAATGCTGCCATAGCCAGTTCTCATCCCAAGGTCACATAA